In Boudabousia tangfeifanii, the DNA window AAGATTTCGAATTAGCAGACTAAAGATTTAGTGCTTACTTAGCTTCGACCTCAGGATCCTTAAGTTCCATGTTGGCAACTTCTTCTTCAGCGCGTTCTTCTGCTTCTACGGCTTCAGTTTCGAAGTCAACCTTTTCGGTCTTAGCTTCAAGATCGGCCCAGTATTCTTCGGCCCAAGGATCTTCCACTGGCTGGCTACGACGCCAGAGTACATAGCCGGCCACACCCAAAACGGCGGCCAACAAAGTGAAGCCCAAGCCCTTGAGCACTGGGTGACCCTTCTTGGTTGGTTCGCTTAGAGCCTTCGAGGTTACCTTAGCAACCTTTTCTGCGCGGTCACGCAAGGGGACATCAGCACTGGCAGCTTCGCTAGCATCCTGCATGGCCTTCTGGACGCGAGGCAAGTAGTCGGAAACCAACTTGTCGTGAGCGGCATCAACCTTAGGACGGACAGCTTCAGAAGCAGCCTCAATCTTAGGAGCAGCAACCTTCACGGTTTCCTTCCAAGCCTGTTCAGCTCGAGGGGCAGCCCATTCCTTAGCTTGGTCAGCCAAAACGCCAGCCTTCTGAGCTGCTTCAGTGGCCATCTGGGCGGCACTGGAAGCAAAAGAGCTGACGGAGGCAGCTACAGCGTCCTTATCGAAAGACTGTGCTAGTTCCTTAGCCTGAGCGGCAGCCTTCTGGCTACGAGACCTCTTAAACATTTCTAACTCCTTGTTCACGCCCGCCCTCATTAGCCGGCAGTTACCTTCTATTTTGCCGGTAAAATGTTCGCTCTGCATGATCTAACACGGTATTTGGCGCAAAATGAACACGATTCGTGGGAGTATGGATCTATGAAAGCAACACTACACACCAATTTTGGTGACATTAACCTAGAACTTTTCCCTAACCACGCACCAAAGACCGTGGCTAACTTTACTGAGCTCGCCACCGGCAAGCGCGAATGGACCCACCCAGGAACCGGTGAAACCACCACCGATCCGTTGTACAACGGTGTCATTTTCCACCGCGTCATTGACGGCTTCATGATCCAGGGCGGAGACCCACTCGGCGTGGGCGTCGGTGGCCCCGGCTACCGCTTCGAAGACGAGTTCCACCCAGAGCTCAACTTCAACGAGCCCTACCTCCTAGCCATGGCAAACGCCGGCCCAGGCACCAACGGCTCCCAGTTCTTCATCACCGTCGCCCCCACCCCTCACCTCACCTTCCGTCACACCATTTTCGGTAAGGTCGCAGATGAGGAATCACGCCAGGTAGTCGACAAGATTGCCGCCACCCCCACCGATGGCCGTGACAAGCCACTCGAGGACGTCGTCATCGAGTCCGTCACCGTCACCGAGTGAAACTAAATTAGATTTATCCACTGCTTGCCGAGGGTACATCCGCCCTCGGCAAGCGTTTATGTAAGTTGAAAACATCGTGAACTATCAAAAATTAAAGGCCAAAACTGCTGGTGCCCCCATCACTTTTATCATCATGGGGATCTGCCTAATCTTTGCCATCTGGTACGAGTTCAATCCGCAAATCAGTCGCGATATGGCCGTACTGGTGGTGCAGTCCTACCTGCAGCCTTGGCGGCTAATCGCCTCTGCCTTTGCCCACTACGGCGTCACCCACTTCTTGCTCAACATGTGGGCGCTGTACCTGTTTGGGCCCACCATTGAACGCTCCATCGGATCGTTGCGCTTCGCTGGACTGTATTTGTTTACCGCCTTTGGTTCGGCTGTTTTCGTCGAGTTCACCCAAGTTTTCCAAATCTCCCAGCCCTCATACACCGCGGGTGCCTCAGGTGCGATCTTCGGTCTTTTCTCCGTAGTGATTGTGCTTTGGCGTCGGCTACACACGGATGTGCGCGGCATGCTGACCCTGCTGGCCATTAACTTCGCCTACGGCTTTGTCGTTGGAGGCGTTAGCTGGGAAGGCCACCTCGGCGGCATTATTTTCGGTGCCATTTACGCGGCGGTCGTCCTGCTAATCACCCCAGATCCCGCTCCGCCTACTCGCTTGCGCTACGGTAACCAGTCATTGGTTGGTGCCCCATCCCTAGGGGACATGCAGAATTTGCCGCAGCATTTGCTGGCCGAGGACGCCCTCGATGCCCAGCAATGGAAAAATAGCGTTCGCCTACGTAATGCTTGGCAGATTTTCGCTACCGTGGCCCTTTTCGCTGGCGTCTGGTGGTGGCACCTCCACCTTTACGCTCCTTACGTGCGAATGGTTGGGGATATCTCCATCTGAAATTTTCCTTCGGAAAAATTGGGACCAAAACCCCAAAACTACATCCATGTGATTAATCCACAGTTGTGCACAAACCTGTGGATAATTTTGCCAATTTATCCACAAGCCATCTGTGGATAGTGGAAAACTGGGGAAAACCGGTGCATAACAGTGGATGTGGATAGCACTGGGGATAGAAAAATGCAATAAAAAACCACCGGTCAGAAAATCTGCCGGTGGTTTTACTAAGTTAGGGATCGTCCTCGGCCCGCCAAAGTGACTGCCAAGAACTAGCGAACTAGCGCCAACGCAATACCATCATGAACGAAACGAACATGAAACCAAGGGCGCAAGCCAAGTTCCAGTTACCAATCCCTGGAATCGGGTACTGAGCAGCAGACATGTAGTAAACCACTAGCCAAACCAGGCCGATCAAACCAATGGTGACGAAAACTGGAGCCCACCACGATGGGGTTGGCTTAATTCCATCAGTCCAGTGCGGCGTAATCTCAGTCGACTTCTCGGGGGCCTTAACTACCGGCTTCCCATCGATCTTACGCTTGCGGCTCTCGGGCATTTTGCTCTCCTTAGAAAAATACGGTGGTCTGCCGCATATTCTAGCCGCTTTTACCCCCTTTGGGCTATACATGCGCGCTGGGTCGTGACACACTAGAAGAGAAAAGCGGTGACAAAGGCAAAAAACCGGACCTAAGTACGGTGACACAGAGTGAGGGGGGAAGGCTTGAGCGGCGAAGTAGCGCAAGAAGCTAAGCAAAACGCCAACGAGGCGAGCACTTTGGCCCCCACACCTCAAAAAGCCCACAAGGGATTCCATCGCGAACACCGTCATCCCGCCAAAAACCCCACCAAACCATTTGCCCGAATCCGTATGCTCACCGCGGTAACCATGATTGTTGCCGGGGTAATTATGGGTACCTCCGCCAAATCTTCCGTTGGCGTGATCCGCACCCACTCCAATGACGTCAAAGGGCTCGTGCGCACTGAAATGATGGTGAACGAAAAAACTCGGCACCACAACGAAAAACTTAAACAACAAATTGCCGAGGCCGAAGCCAAGCTCCCGAAAGAAGTAAAACCTTCCGACGAAGAACTACTTGCCTCCGCTACCGCCCCAGTTATAGGTCCAGGCGTTACCGTCAAACTCTGGGATGCACCCGAAGCCCCCGACAAAGAAAACCCAGACATCTACGTCATTCACCAACAAGACATTGAAGGCGTAATGAATGCGCTATGGAACGGGGGAGCGGAAGCCATGACCGTCCAAGGGCAACGCATTGCGGTCAATAGCCGCATCCGTTGCGTTGGAAACGTCATCTACGTGGACGGTACCGTCTACTCTCCGCCCTTCGTCATTTCTGCGATTGGAGATCCAAAAAAGCTCCAAAAGTCCTTAACAGAAGACGAAACAATGAGAATTTATCAACAATATGTGGATAAATATGGCTTGGGATACAGCGAAGAAGCCGCAAAACAACTAAAATTCCCCGCGATACCACAATTGCCAAATTTTGAAATCAACAGGAACCCGGAGGCTAAATGACATCACCACATGAACCTCCGTACCAGCCACAAAATTCCGGCAATCAAACTCCTAGCTCACGCATCCCTTCTCGTCGTGAACGCAGACAAACCGAGGGCGAACCCCCCAAAGGCACCTCAATGTCCCAAGGGAACAGCGAAACATACCGCTTGGCGGGCACCGAAGGCGAAGGCGTCGTGCCGCCTAGTGCGCAAACACCCCGCTGGAGTGGCCTTAGCCAAAACCCAAATACCGTAGATAATTCAGCAGGACATCCAGGCGAAAGTCGCATTCAGCCCGGATATTCTGGCCAACCGACCAGACGCGTAGTCTCGCCCTCGGCCAGCCAAACCGGCGGCTACCAAAGCGCCATGCCAACCGGAAACAACCCAACCGGAAATCCCACGGGTGGTTACCACCAAGGGCAAACGGCCCCGATGACGCAGCGCCCTCGGCCAGCCAACGTTACCCCAGAAAATGCTTCCGCCCCGCAAAATGGCACAGCTCAGGCAGCGGCCCACCAAGGACCAGCTAGCGGGAACGCCCCAGCATATCCACCAGCTTTTGCTCGGCCGACTACGGCCGCCACCTCGGCACCTACAAACGGAAATCACGCCGGAAACCCTACGGAAAATGTGGCAGCCACTCAGGCTTCCCTAGCTTCTGGAGCAGAAAGTCGCTCGGTTGATCCCGCGGTTAACCCAGCAAGCAACGCGAGCAACTCTTCAGTCAGCGCGGCATCGCCAAGCCCAGTCGAACCGGCTGTCCAAAACGTCCCAGAGGCTCCGGCCGCCACGTCGACCTCGACAGTTCCTAGCTTTGCTCCAGTTTCGGCGGCCAACGCCCCAACTCCAGTGCCACCAACTTCCCCCTTTGATGCGGTTTATGGGGAACCAATCCCGGGTTACACCGAAGAAAAGACCGAACGGACGCTCTTTCAAAAAATCCGCTACGCCATCCTCACAGTGATTGGCGTCCTCGGCGAACTTTTGATTACTGCCGCTTTCGTGGTGGGCATGTTCGCGGTCTGGCAGCTATTCTGGACCACTTTCGAGGTCGAGGCCGGCCGCGACCAGCAAGTCGCCGCTTTCGAAAAAACGCTACCTGACGCCCCGAAAACCGTGTCCAACGATATTCGTACCGATCCGCCACCGCCGATCGGCGACGTGGCCCATGGAGCCGTTTTCGCCACCATGTACGTGCCTCGCTGGCACATGATGCAGATTCCAGTTGCCCAAGGTGTCGACCAGTACATTTTGGACCAGGCTTTTGCCGGACACTACGTGGGACAATATCCCACCGCCATGCCCGGGGAACTCGGCAACTTCTCGGTGGCTGCCCACCGTCGTTCCTACGGCAACAGCTTCCGAAGGATCAACACCATTCAGCCAGGTGACCCCATTGTGGTCGAAACCAAGGACGCCTACCTCGTCTTCCATGCCACCGACCACCAGATCGTCCTCCCGAGCCAATCAGATGTGATTGCACCCGTCCCAGGCGATTGGCACGCCAGCCCTACCGAGCGGCTCATGACCATGACGACCTGTGACCCAGAATGGGGCAACTCTCACCGCTACATCCAACACCTGAAGTTCTCTCACTGGGTCCCACGTGAAAGTGGCATCCCAGTCGAACTAACAAAGGAGCTCAACTAATGTACTCGTGGATCTTTCGACGCGTCCTAGTCGGACCAGCTTGGTTGCGGGTCATTGAAGCTCTCTTCCTCATCTACGTGACCGTCCTCGTGCTCTTCATGTGGGTTTACCCCTGGGCCAACGAGTACTTTAAGCTCACCGGCAACACCGTCGGCTAAGTGTTATCGTTGCAAGGCTCTTGGGCCTGGGGGCAAATAGTGTTTGCCGGCGATAGGTAGTGGCAATACGCTCGGGCTTGCAGATAGCTTTCCGGTATTGCGCCCCGCCCTACTCCTGGAAGTAACAGCCCGCTTCGCAAATCAACACATTGCCCGTCTAAAAGGCCGGTAGGTTCCCAGGTTACCCCATGAACCTAAACGTAAGTTAAGCCCCTCAAATCCCGATTTACGAGGATCTGAGGGGCTTAATACGCGCTAACCAAGCTTAGTTCTTAGGTTTTGGCGCGGGAGTCTTACCAGTTTCTGGCTCCTTTTCGTCCGGATTAGCCGGTGGCTGTTCTGGCTGAGGAGGAGTTTCCACGGTTGGAGTAACCGGGGCAGGAGGCGCAGCCGGGTGCACAATGTACGAGACAGTCACATTGGAGTGGATTGGCGCAGTGCCCATCGGGTTCAAACCAACGACGGTGTCAGGATCGCGCGAATCGTCCTCGACCTTCTGGGTGGTCACCGACAAACCAAGCTTTGAAAGCTCGTTCGAAACATCGGAAACAGGTTCACCAATCAAATCGGAAGGAATCTTCACGTAACCGCTGGCCACCAACAACTGCACCGCATCACCGGACTTTAGCTCGGTGCCGGCAGCTGGTTCGGTGCCGATCACGCGGCCCTTTTCGACCTCGGGATCATCCACGGTCTTAACCGAAACCTTGAAACCGCCGGCCTTAAGGGCAGCCAAAGCGTCAGCCTGGTCCTGACCAGCATAATTTCCGAGGGCGGTCGCCTTCGGTCCAGCCGACAGGGTCAAAGTAACCGTGCTGCCCTTGGGCACCATGGCCTGAGAAGCTGGTTCGGTGGCGAGCACGGCATCGGCCGGCACCTTATCCGAGTGGTCACGATCTGGGGCGATGCGAACCTTGAGGCCTGCCTCGTCCAGCAACTTGCGGGCCTCGGCCTGCGTCTTACCAATCAAGTCGTCTGGGACGCGCACGTCCTCGGTGGCGGTAGGTTCAGTGGTGCCAATCCCTGCGCCGCTACCTGGCCAAAGCAGGTAGGCGATACCGCCACCAACCAAAACAAGGGACAGAATCACCAGCATGGCTACTAGCCAGCCATTCTTAGACTTCTGTGGAGGATCGACCTGCTGGTTTACCCCAGTTGGCGGACCCACATGCGAGTTGACCGGCGGGACCACACTAGTTGGCGGGCCAGGAACCGGTGGCACCACCTGGGTGGCATTAGCCGGCTTCGGGGGCATCGGCGGCAAGGTAGTGGTGGTGGCCGCATCTGGGCTCTGACGCTGGGTCGAAAGGAAAGCGGTAGGAGGTACCGGGGCAATTTCCCCACCCTTAGCGGCATGCATCAAATCGGCGCGCATTTCCGCGGCCGAAGAGTAACGATCCTGGCGGCGCTTCGCCAAAGAACGCAACACTACTTGGTCTAAGCTGCCGGGAATGTCCGAAGCAATCGAGGACGGTACCGGCGGTGGTTCCGAAACATGCTGGTAGGCCACAGCCACCGCAGAATCACCACGGAAAGGCGGGCGACCAGTCAAAAGTTCAAACAAAACGCAGCCAGTCGAGTACAAGTCAGAGCGAGCGTCCACAGTTTCACCCTGAGCCTGTTCTGGGGACAAGTACTGGGCGGTGCCCACTACCGCGTCAGTTTGCGTCATGGTTGCTTGCGAATCCTCTAGGGCCCGGGCAATGCCGAAGTCCATCACCTTCACTTTGCCGGTGTTGGTCAGCATGATATTGCCGGGCTTAATATCGCGGTGTACTAGCCCCTCATGGTGCGAATATTCGAGGGCGGAGAGCACCCCGGCGACGATCTCTACGGCCTCGTCAAGCATGACCGGCTGACCATTGGCCAACAAGTCCCGAACGGTGTGCCCTTCGACGTACTCCATGACAATGTATGGCACTGAGACGTTGGAGCCATCCG includes these proteins:
- a CDS encoding peptidylprolyl isomerase produces the protein MKATLHTNFGDINLELFPNHAPKTVANFTELATGKREWTHPGTGETTTDPLYNGVIFHRVIDGFMIQGGDPLGVGVGGPGYRFEDEFHPELNFNEPYLLAMANAGPGTNGSQFFITVAPTPHLTFRHTIFGKVADEESRQVVDKIAATPTDGRDKPLEDVVIESVTVTE
- a CDS encoding rhomboid family intramembrane serine protease, producing the protein MNYQKLKAKTAGAPITFIIMGICLIFAIWYEFNPQISRDMAVLVVQSYLQPWRLIASAFAHYGVTHFLLNMWALYLFGPTIERSIGSLRFAGLYLFTAFGSAVFVEFTQVFQISQPSYTAGASGAIFGLFSVVIVLWRRLHTDVRGMLTLLAINFAYGFVVGGVSWEGHLGGIIFGAIYAAVVLLITPDPAPPTRLRYGNQSLVGAPSLGDMQNLPQHLLAEDALDAQQWKNSVRLRNAWQIFATVALFAGVWWWHLHLYAPYVRMVGDISI
- a CDS encoding cell division protein CrgA, whose translation is MPESRKRKIDGKPVVKAPEKSTEITPHWTDGIKPTPSWWAPVFVTIGLIGLVWLVVYYMSAAQYPIPGIGNWNLACALGFMFVSFMMVLRWR
- a CDS encoding DUF881 domain-containing protein — its product is MSGEVAQEAKQNANEASTLAPTPQKAHKGFHREHRHPAKNPTKPFARIRMLTAVTMIVAGVIMGTSAKSSVGVIRTHSNDVKGLVRTEMMVNEKTRHHNEKLKQQIAEAEAKLPKEVKPSDEELLASATAPVIGPGVTVKLWDAPEAPDKENPDIYVIHQQDIEGVMNALWNGGAEAMTVQGQRIAVNSRIRCVGNVIYVDGTVYSPPFVISAIGDPKKLQKSLTEDETMRIYQQYVDKYGLGYSEEAAKQLKFPAIPQLPNFEINRNPEAK
- a CDS encoding class E sortase codes for the protein MTSPHEPPYQPQNSGNQTPSSRIPSRRERRQTEGEPPKGTSMSQGNSETYRLAGTEGEGVVPPSAQTPRWSGLSQNPNTVDNSAGHPGESRIQPGYSGQPTRRVVSPSASQTGGYQSAMPTGNNPTGNPTGGYHQGQTAPMTQRPRPANVTPENASAPQNGTAQAAAHQGPASGNAPAYPPAFARPTTAATSAPTNGNHAGNPTENVAATQASLASGAESRSVDPAVNPASNASNSSVSAASPSPVEPAVQNVPEAPAATSTSTVPSFAPVSAANAPTPVPPTSPFDAVYGEPIPGYTEEKTERTLFQKIRYAILTVIGVLGELLITAAFVVGMFAVWQLFWTTFEVEAGRDQQVAAFEKTLPDAPKTVSNDIRTDPPPPIGDVAHGAVFATMYVPRWHMMQIPVAQGVDQYILDQAFAGHYVGQYPTAMPGELGNFSVAAHRRSYGNSFRRINTIQPGDPIVVETKDAYLVFHATDHQIVLPSQSDVIAPVPGDWHASPTERLMTMTTCDPEWGNSHRYIQHLKFSHWVPRESGIPVELTKELN
- the pknB gene encoding Stk1 family PASTA domain-containing Ser/Thr kinase encodes the protein MVDSQSRRLAGRYELRGLIGRGGMAEVRLGYDLRLSRVVAIKMLRTDLARDPIFQERFRREAQSAASLNHPAIVAVYDTGEELLSTPDGSNVSVPYIVMEYVEGHTVRDLLANGQPVMLDEAVEIVAGVLSALEYSHHEGLVHRDIKPGNIMLTNTGKVKVMDFGIARALEDSQATMTQTDAVVGTAQYLSPEQAQGETVDARSDLYSTGCVLFELLTGRPPFRGDSAVAVAYQHVSEPPPVPSSIASDIPGSLDQVVLRSLAKRRQDRYSSAAEMRADLMHAAKGGEIAPVPPTAFLSTQRQSPDAATTTTLPPMPPKPANATQVVPPVPGPPTSVVPPVNSHVGPPTGVNQQVDPPQKSKNGWLVAMLVILSLVLVGGGIAYLLWPGSGAGIGTTEPTATEDVRVPDDLIGKTQAEARKLLDEAGLKVRIAPDRDHSDKVPADAVLATEPASQAMVPKGSTVTLTLSAGPKATALGNYAGQDQADALAALKAGGFKVSVKTVDDPEVEKGRVIGTEPAAGTELKSGDAVQLLVASGYVKIPSDLIGEPVSDVSNELSKLGLSVTTQKVEDDSRDPDTVVGLNPMGTAPIHSNVTVSYIVHPAAPPAPVTPTVETPPQPEQPPANPDEKEPETGKTPAPKPKN